From a region of the Constantimarinum furrinae genome:
- a CDS encoding head GIN domain-containing protein, which produces MKTRNLFIAFVAVFALSSCHFDINLGQIDGNGNVTTQDRQVDGDFHIVKGSSGIDVYLTEGSENKIVVEADENLQDIIETVVMDGKLTIRTSENIGRSKSKKVHVTFTNLDGIMASSGSDVMSNSVIKSESLNLDASSGADLELEIIANTVYAETSSGADMKISGKASSLSAKASSGSDINAKELLVVSCNADASSGADITVNVKDRLDAEATSGGDVHYFGNPAAVNNKGSRSGGVHKM; this is translated from the coding sequence ATGAAAACTAGAAATCTATTCATAGCCTTTGTCGCAGTTTTTGCCTTAAGCAGCTGCCATTTTGATATCAATCTTGGACAGATCGACGGAAATGGAAATGTAACCACTCAGGACCGACAGGTGGATGGCGACTTTCACATAGTAAAAGGTAGCAGCGGTATTGACGTATACCTTACAGAAGGTTCAGAAAATAAGATCGTTGTAGAAGCTGACGAAAATTTACAGGACATAATCGAAACTGTAGTAATGGATGGTAAACTTACCATTCGGACTTCAGAAAATATTGGGCGATCTAAATCAAAGAAAGTACATGTTACGTTCACAAATTTGGATGGAATTATGGCGAGTAGCGGCTCAGATGTAATGTCAAATTCGGTTATTAAAAGCGAATCACTTAATCTGGATGCCAGTAGTGGTGCCGATCTCGAATTAGAGATCATCGCAAACACGGTTTATGCAGAAACAAGTAGTGGTGCCGATATGAAAATATCGGGAAAAGCATCATCGCTTTCTGCAAAGGCTTCCAGCGGAAGTGACATCAATGCCAAAGAACTACTTGTAGTAAGCTGTAATGCAGATGCATCAAGTGGTGCCGATATCACTGTAAACGTCAAGGATCGCTTAGATGCTGAAGCTACAAGTGGCGGAGATGTACACTATTTTGGCAATCCTGCTGCAGTGAATAATAAAGGTAGCCGCAGCGGCGGAGTACACAAAATGTAA
- a CDS encoding PspC domain-containing protein, producing MKKTVNINLAGTFFHIDEDAFAKLQRYLDAIKRSLSDPQGSDEILRDIEARIAELFSEKIENSSQVISIKELDAVIAVMGQPEDYMVDEEIFEDTPPTSRSRSHASYKQLFRDIDNKFIAGVSSGLGHYLGIDAIWVRLIWILLTVFSSGIFIVFYILFWILVPAAESTSDKLKMTGEAVNISNIEKKFKEGYEKVADSVKNADYDKYGKKVKSGATGFFEALGNILLTILKIFVKFIGIILIIVSLSTLIGLIIGLFTFGSVDIWGSGEFMDYFSMIDTTNSPLWLISLMTLFAVGIPFFVLFILGLKLLIDNLKSIGTAAKIILLILWVASLIGLGIIGLQQATTRAYDGEFITEETLPVRTGDTLRIAMGSLNDYTYSVHRNDGLRIKYDENDNKQIYSNDVRFAVRSTNDSIGKIILEKKAQGASFLEAKQWAEAIDYKYNLENGTLTLDGFFTTDLANKYRDQEVEIVVYLPLGSILYAESETYSFHRNYSSSGDILDNGDEQHYLLILQNKTQCLDCASSEAKDPLKVDTPTSDWESQLYKDLELETPAEATDPSEGSENTTPAIDSTTINNNN from the coding sequence ATGAAAAAGACAGTAAATATAAATTTAGCAGGCACGTTCTTCCACATAGACGAAGACGCTTTTGCCAAACTACAACGCTATTTGGATGCGATTAAAAGATCGCTTTCAGATCCACAGGGCAGCGATGAGATCTTAAGAGATATTGAAGCCCGGATTGCTGAACTTTTTTCTGAAAAAATAGAGAACAGCTCACAAGTGATCTCTATCAAGGAATTAGATGCGGTTATCGCGGTTATGGGGCAGCCTGAAGACTATATGGTTGACGAAGAGATCTTTGAAGACACTCCCCCTACCTCCCGCTCGAGATCGCACGCCTCATATAAGCAATTATTCAGAGATATTGACAATAAATTCATTGCCGGTGTTTCCTCGGGATTAGGTCATTATCTGGGTATTGACGCCATTTGGGTTCGGCTTATCTGGATCTTACTAACTGTATTTTCCAGTGGGATCTTTATTGTATTCTATATACTATTCTGGATCCTTGTTCCTGCAGCCGAATCAACTTCAGATAAATTGAAAATGACAGGTGAAGCTGTCAATATATCGAATATTGAAAAAAAGTTTAAAGAAGGATATGAAAAAGTTGCGGATAGTGTAAAAAACGCAGACTATGACAAATACGGGAAAAAAGTGAAAAGCGGAGCTACCGGTTTTTTCGAAGCTCTCGGTAATATCCTTCTTACTATTTTAAAAATATTTGTCAAATTTATTGGAATCATTCTCATCATCGTATCACTTTCTACGCTAATAGGGCTTATTATTGGCTTGTTTACCTTCGGGTCTGTAGATATCTGGGGAAGCGGTGAATTCATGGACTATTTCTCTATGATAGACACTACCAACAGTCCGTTATGGCTTATATCACTAATGACACTGTTTGCAGTAGGTATTCCATTCTTTGTGCTGTTTATACTCGGACTCAAATTGCTTATCGACAATTTAAAATCCATAGGAACGGCAGCGAAGATCATTTTACTCATCCTTTGGGTGGCTTCTTTAATAGGACTGGGAATTATTGGATTACAACAAGCAACAACCAGAGCTTATGACGGGGAATTTATTACCGAAGAAACACTACCGGTACGCACAGGGGACACCCTGCGAATCGCTATGGGGTCTCTCAATGACTATACTTATAGTGTTCACAGAAATGACGGCCTGCGAATCAAGTACGACGAAAACGATAACAAGCAAATCTATTCAAACGATGTACGCTTCGCCGTACGATCTACGAATGATTCGATAGGAAAAATTATCCTTGAGAAAAAAGCACAGGGAGCGAGTTTTCTGGAAGCCAAACAATGGGCAGAAGCGATCGATTACAAGTATAACCTGGAAAATGGAACCTTAACACTTGACGGTTTCTTTACCACCGATCTCGCCAATAAGTACCGTGATCAGGAGGTAGAGATCGTGGTGTACTTACCTTTGGGTTCTATTCTGTATGCTGAAAGCGAGACCTATTCGTTTCACCGTAACTATTCCAGTTCGGGGGACATCCTCGATAACGGAGATGAGCAGCATTATCTTTTAATCCTTCAAAATAAAACACAATGTCTGGATTGTGCAAGTTCTGAAGCTAAGGATCCTTTAAAGGTTGATACACCCACTTCAGACTGGGAGAGTCAGCTGTATAAAGATCTTGAATTGGAAACTCCAGCAGAAGCTACCGATCCTTCCGAAGGATCAGAAAATACAACACCCGCAATCGATTCAACCACTATAAATAATAACAACTAA
- a CDS encoding PadR family transcriptional regulator gives MKIENTKAQMRKGVLEYCILSILKDGEAYTSDILETLKDAKMLVVEGTIYPLLTRLKNSGLLAYRWEESSSGPPRKYYELTETGRLFLNELNTTWSELQQAVNRVTSENIKK, from the coding sequence ATGAAAATCGAAAACACAAAAGCACAAATGCGTAAGGGAGTCTTGGAGTACTGCATCCTTTCTATTCTCAAAGATGGAGAGGCATATACTTCAGACATTCTTGAAACATTGAAAGACGCCAAAATGCTTGTCGTGGAGGGAACGATCTATCCCCTGCTCACCCGCCTTAAAAATTCGGGTCTGTTAGCCTACCGTTGGGAAGAATCCAGCAGTGGTCCGCCACGTAAGTATTACGAACTTACCGAAACCGGTAGATTATTTTTAAATGAATTAAATACCACCTGGAGTGAATTGCAACAGGCGGTAAACAGAGTAACCAGCGAAAACATTAAAAAATGA
- a CDS encoding DUF4870 domain-containing protein, whose translation MEPTLSENQKNLGALIHISTFSKYFFPFANFFAPLLLWTLNKEKPFVDHHGKEAINFQLSLLVYTLLIGLLCIPFFLMFVTDFVSLIETIEHTTHHVTFNEVSNLTGIVTLFGIAALLLFGLFVLELYAVISAAVKASKGESYKYPLSIPFIKTTNPVLAGTNQQENEHTS comes from the coding sequence ATGGAACCAACACTTTCAGAAAATCAAAAAAACCTTGGAGCTCTGATACATATATCAACCTTCTCGAAGTATTTTTTCCCGTTTGCAAATTTCTTTGCTCCGCTTCTATTATGGACATTAAATAAGGAAAAACCTTTTGTTGACCACCATGGAAAGGAAGCCATCAACTTTCAGTTAAGTTTATTGGTATATACCTTATTAATCGGTTTGTTATGTATTCCTTTCTTTCTAATGTTTGTAACAGATTTTGTGTCATTAATCGAGACTATTGAGCATACTACTCACCATGTCACCTTTAATGAAGTGAGCAACCTTACGGGCATTGTAACATTATTTGGTATTGCAGCGCTCTTATTGTTTGGATTATTTGTCCTGGAGTTATATGCTGTGATTTCTGCAGCTGTAAAAGCTTCGAAGGGAGAATCCTATAAATATCCGTTGAGTATACCTTTTATAAAAACCACTAACCCTGTTTTAGCAGGAACAAATCAACAAGAAAATGAGCACACTAGTTAG
- a CDS encoding DUF4442 domain-containing protein, translating to MQLSPAKINAFLFFKLPSAFLCGVRLKSINDTSCTTSVKLRWINQNPFKSMFWAVQGMAAELSTGALVMGYINESKKPVSMLVANNNASFSKKAKGRISFYCTDGLLIKDAIARTIATGEGQTCWMKAEGRDQEGNTVSNFSFEWTVKLKTKK from the coding sequence ATGCAGCTATCACCGGCTAAGATCAACGCATTTCTTTTTTTTAAACTGCCCTCGGCTTTTTTGTGTGGTGTACGTCTGAAATCGATAAACGATACGTCCTGTACTACCTCTGTGAAATTACGATGGATCAACCAGAATCCCTTTAAATCAATGTTCTGGGCGGTACAGGGAATGGCTGCCGAACTAAGTACGGGTGCGCTGGTCATGGGTTATATTAACGAATCAAAAAAACCGGTATCGATGCTGGTGGCCAACAATAACGCGTCTTTTAGTAAAAAGGCCAAGGGGCGAATCTCATTCTATTGTACTGACGGATTGCTCATAAAAGATGCGATTGCAAGGACTATCGCTACAGGAGAAGGACAAACCTGCTGGATGAAAGCAGAAGGAAGAGACCAGGAAGGTAACACGGTTTCAAATTTTTCATTTGAATGGACTGTTAAATTAAAGACTAAGAAGTAA
- a CDS encoding hydrogen peroxide-inducible genes activator, producing MTITQLKYVLAVAENQNFTKAAQKTFVTQPTLSMQIQKLEEELDILIFDRSKKPIELTSVGKKIVSQARSIVNEADRMQDVVDQEKGFIGGAFKLGIIPTVMPTLLPMFLKNFTRKFPKVQLKIEELTTDEIITKINDGHLDAAIAATPLHIDKIKERVLYYEPFVGYIPESHRLAVNKTIDSKDLEIDDILLLEDGHCFRDGVINLCKASKLQHGEPFQLESGSFETLIKLSDEGLGMTLLPFLHTMDVSEHQKRNLRYFNDPPPAREVGLIYNKSELKLQIINALYDLISGVVRGAIAFQDVKIISPIK from the coding sequence ATGACGATCACTCAATTAAAATATGTATTGGCAGTTGCTGAAAATCAGAATTTTACAAAGGCTGCTCAAAAAACCTTCGTAACACAGCCTACCTTGAGTATGCAAATCCAAAAACTGGAAGAGGAATTGGACATACTCATATTTGATCGAAGCAAAAAACCAATCGAACTTACTTCGGTAGGGAAAAAGATCGTTAGTCAGGCCCGAAGCATTGTGAATGAAGCCGACCGTATGCAGGATGTGGTAGACCAGGAGAAGGGATTTATTGGTGGAGCATTTAAATTAGGGATCATTCCAACAGTTATGCCTACGCTATTGCCGATGTTTCTGAAAAATTTTACGCGAAAATTCCCCAAGGTTCAACTCAAGATTGAAGAACTCACCACCGATGAGATCATAACAAAGATTAATGATGGTCATTTAGATGCGGCAATAGCTGCTACCCCTTTACATATAGATAAGATAAAGGAACGCGTATTGTACTACGAACCCTTTGTGGGTTATATTCCTGAAAGTCATCGTTTGGCCGTAAATAAGACCATAGACAGTAAAGATCTGGAGATTGATGATATATTGTTATTGGAGGACGGGCATTGCTTTAGGGACGGAGTTATCAATCTCTGTAAGGCATCCAAACTACAGCACGGTGAACCCTTTCAGCTGGAAAGCGGCAGTTTTGAAACCCTAATTAAACTTTCGGATGAAGGGCTAGGAATGACACTACTTCCATTTTTGCACACGATGGACGTTTCAGAACATCAAAAGAGAAACCTAAGATATTTCAACGATCCACCACCTGCACGTGAAGTGGGATTAATCTACAATAAAAGTGAACTGAAACTGCAGATCATCAATGCATTATACGACCTCATTTCGGGAGTGGTACGAGGTGCCATCGCCTTTCAGGATGTAAAGATCATCAGTCCGATAAAATAA
- a CDS encoding DUF58 domain-containing protein, with the protein MINFLKYLYLSPRFFYTLTLLALLFLISHWMPNLYGIVWLLVLGLGVLLLIEISMLYSGKGLKGERILPEKFSNSDDNEVYIQLKNSYPFKISVVIIDELPVQFQKRDFFRKKEIPAKDKTTLPYLVRPVDRGEYVFGNLNCYATSIIGLARKRYTFNHEQLVKVYPSFIQMKKYDFLAIDNRLSHIGLKKIRRIGHTMEFEQIKEYVVGDDVRTVNWKATAKHAQLMVNQFQDEKMQPIYSVIDTSRVMKMPFNGLKLVDYAINSALAFSNIALKKNDKVGLVDFSNKIGNFLPAQAKKTYLNTILDTLYNIDTKFLDSDFGQLQSLVKRQITHRSLLLLYTNFEHISALHRQLPYLLAIAKKHVLVVIFFENTELKRLSEQESTSIPDIFDQTIAQQFQFDKKIIVRELQQRGIQTLLTAPEDLTVNTINKYLEIKAKGLL; encoded by the coding sequence GTGATCAACTTTCTAAAATATCTGTATTTAAGTCCGCGTTTTTTTTATACACTAACGCTGCTTGCGCTGCTTTTTTTGATTTCACATTGGATGCCCAATTTGTATGGAATAGTTTGGCTACTGGTGTTGGGATTAGGTGTTTTACTACTCATCGAAATAAGTATGTTATATAGCGGCAAAGGCCTTAAAGGGGAACGAATCCTTCCGGAGAAATTCAGTAATAGCGATGATAATGAAGTATATATTCAGCTAAAAAACAGTTATCCCTTTAAGATCAGCGTAGTGATAATTGATGAATTACCCGTGCAGTTTCAGAAACGCGATTTTTTCAGAAAAAAAGAAATACCGGCTAAGGATAAAACTACATTACCCTACTTGGTACGGCCTGTAGATCGTGGGGAATATGTTTTCGGAAACCTTAATTGTTATGCCACGTCCATTATAGGTCTCGCCAGAAAACGCTATACATTTAACCATGAGCAATTAGTAAAAGTATATCCATCATTTATACAGATGAAGAAATATGACTTTTTGGCTATCGACAATCGATTATCCCATATTGGCTTAAAGAAGATCAGACGTATTGGTCATACGATGGAATTCGAGCAGATCAAGGAATATGTAGTTGGCGATGATGTACGTACTGTAAACTGGAAGGCAACTGCCAAACACGCTCAACTGATGGTGAATCAGTTTCAGGATGAAAAAATGCAACCCATTTATTCGGTCATCGATACCAGCCGGGTGATGAAGATGCCATTTAATGGACTCAAATTAGTGGATTATGCCATAAACAGTGCCTTGGCATTTTCAAATATTGCATTAAAAAAGAATGACAAGGTGGGATTGGTTGATTTTTCAAACAAAATAGGGAACTTCCTCCCTGCCCAGGCTAAAAAGACGTATCTGAATACTATTCTCGATACACTTTACAATATAGATACCAAGTTTTTGGATTCCGATTTTGGGCAGCTTCAGTCCCTGGTGAAAAGACAGATCACACACCGAAGTTTGCTGTTGTTGTATACGAATTTTGAGCACATTTCGGCCTTACACCGACAGTTGCCCTATTTATTGGCTATTGCAAAAAAACATGTATTGGTTGTAATCTTTTTCGAAAACACCGAGCTGAAGCGATTGTCTGAACAGGAATCCACGTCAATTCCGGATATTTTCGACCAAACCATTGCGCAACAGTTTCAATTTGATAAAAAAATAATCGTTAGGGAATTACAACAGCGGGGAATTCAAACCTTACTTACTGCACCCGAAGATCTCACCGTGAATACGATCAATAAATATCTGGAGATCAAAGCCAAGGGATTGCTTTAA
- a CDS encoding AAA family ATPase produces MENPESQNEELQFNSRIPLQELRDAVDQIKTQLGKIIIGQQDFIELLIVSLLANGHVLIEGVPGIAKTITAKLFAKTLKTDFSRIQFTPDLMPSDVLGTSVLNMKSSEFEFKKGPIFSNIVLIDEINRAPAKTQAALFEVMEERQITMDGEKYIMEYPFMVLATQNPVEQEGTYALPEAQLDRFLFKIKVGYPTLDDEINILKTHHNRKLAVPQDAIEGVLTPEALRSFREQVQHILIEEKIFNYIAQVVDKTRNHPHLYLGGSPRASLAIMNASKAFAAINNRDFVTPDDVKRALAPVLRHRIILSPEREMEGMSPEAVIDMIAQSVEIPR; encoded by the coding sequence ATGGAAAATCCTGAATCACAAAACGAAGAATTACAGTTTAACAGCCGCATCCCACTCCAAGAATTGCGTGATGCCGTAGATCAGATAAAAACACAGCTTGGAAAAATAATAATCGGTCAGCAGGACTTTATCGAGTTGCTCATTGTAAGTTTACTTGCAAATGGTCATGTACTTATTGAAGGTGTTCCGGGTATTGCCAAAACCATTACGGCAAAGCTCTTTGCAAAAACTTTGAAAACCGATTTCAGCAGGATACAGTTTACTCCCGACCTCATGCCGAGTGATGTTTTGGGAACTTCTGTCCTCAACATGAAATCATCTGAGTTTGAATTTAAAAAAGGCCCTATCTTTTCGAATATTGTGCTAATAGACGAGATCAATAGAGCGCCTGCCAAGACCCAGGCTGCGCTTTTTGAGGTTATGGAAGAGCGACAGATAACTATGGATGGAGAAAAATATATTATGGAATATCCCTTTATGGTTTTAGCAACACAAAATCCTGTAGAACAGGAAGGAACATATGCGCTTCCGGAGGCTCAACTCGATAGATTTTTGTTTAAAATAAAAGTGGGTTATCCTACTCTTGATGACGAAATAAACATTCTTAAAACACATCACAACCGCAAATTGGCTGTTCCTCAGGACGCGATTGAAGGTGTGCTTACCCCTGAAGCGCTGCGAAGTTTCCGGGAACAGGTACAGCACATTTTAATAGAAGAAAAGATCTTTAATTATATCGCACAGGTAGTAGATAAAACCCGTAATCATCCCCATTTATATCTGGGAGGATCCCCGCGTGCTTCGCTCGCAATTATGAATGCCTCCAAGGCATTTGCGGCCATCAACAATCGGGATTTCGTAACTCCCGATGATGTAAAACGGGCGCTCGCACCTGTATTAAGGCACCGAATCATTCTTTCTCCCGAACGAGAAATGGAAGGCATGTCTCCCGAAGCAGTTATCGATATGATCGCCCAATCAGTAGAAATTCCCCGTTAG
- a CDS encoding DUF4350 domain-containing protein, with the protein MSRFQKIAFFGLFIMVAGLVYVEATKPVPISWFPSYSTLDKIPMGTYVLSDLLETSYNDKIKAFSRPPFEVLQDSTLQGTYLFINNRVAFDKAEFNKLYNWVEEGNTVFVSANHHSRMLLDTLSLKVNNAWLKNSLATEPMLQLVNPKLKSEKVYHLDRDFIVPYFEEIDTLSHTVLGMVEAYKDTIALLHPTANFIEAPIGNGRFLIHNQPEIFSNYFLLKDDYATHTQHVLSYINDDSMIYWDDYYKSGKKVNVSPLRIILNSKYLKWAYYFVLIGVLLYVLFEGKRKQRNIPIVKPLTNKTYEYTQTISGMYLDKRQYHEIAQKQIVLFFEFIRTRLRVPTERINDRFFETIAARSGNTVEDTKSLFTFIEKVQHQHTTTKEELLKLNKEINQYKNKVDGKS; encoded by the coding sequence ATGAGTAGGTTTCAGAAAATAGCATTCTTTGGTCTGTTTATAATGGTTGCGGGCTTGGTGTATGTTGAAGCAACAAAACCTGTGCCTATCAGTTGGTTTCCCAGTTATTCTACTTTGGATAAGATTCCAATGGGAACCTATGTATTAAGCGATCTTCTGGAAACTTCCTATAATGACAAAATAAAAGCGTTTAGCAGACCTCCTTTTGAAGTCCTTCAGGATTCTACACTGCAGGGAACCTATTTGTTCATCAATAACCGTGTTGCTTTCGATAAAGCCGAATTCAACAAATTGTACAATTGGGTGGAAGAAGGAAATACCGTGTTTGTTTCGGCCAATCATCATAGTCGCATGCTTTTAGACACTTTGTCCCTAAAGGTAAATAATGCTTGGTTAAAAAATAGTCTCGCAACCGAGCCCATGCTTCAATTGGTAAATCCAAAATTGAAAAGTGAAAAGGTATATCATCTCGACAGAGATTTTATTGTCCCTTATTTTGAAGAGATCGACACCCTATCGCATACTGTACTTGGAATGGTAGAAGCGTATAAAGACACTATTGCTCTTTTACATCCGACAGCGAATTTTATAGAGGCTCCTATAGGCAATGGTAGATTTTTGATCCACAATCAGCCTGAGATCTTTTCCAATTATTTTTTGCTGAAAGACGACTATGCAACACATACACAACATGTTTTAAGTTATATAAATGACGACTCAATGATCTATTGGGATGATTACTACAAAAGTGGAAAAAAAGTAAATGTTTCCCCTCTGCGTATCATTCTGAATAGCAAATACCTAAAATGGGCCTACTATTTTGTACTCATAGGTGTGCTATTATATGTGTTGTTTGAAGGAAAACGAAAGCAGCGCAATATTCCAATTGTAAAACCTCTTACAAATAAAACCTACGAGTATACACAGACCATTTCGGGGATGTACCTCGATAAGAGACAATATCACGAAATTGCACAGAAACAGATCGTATTATTTTTTGAATTTATTCGTACGCGCCTTCGTGTCCCCACAGAGAGGATAAATGATCGGTTCTTTGAAACTATCGCTGCGCGAAGCGGAAATACTGTTGAAGATACTAAATCACTGTTTACCTTTATAGAAAAAGTACAACACCAGCATACTACCACCAAAGAAGAATTATTAAAACTCAATAAAGAGATCAATCAATATAAAAATAAGGTCGATGGAAAATCCTGA
- a CDS encoding DUF4129 domain-containing protein — protein MRIVFILGVFLMFFSEAQAQDSLSVNEENVVQYDRRTHLIPVEFNSEKITDYKNDEDFNYTELIKEPNFWDRFKIWLSELWSRFWEWLLGDNQNTWFWSNFIAILPYLIIGGILFFIIWLFYKLNPGAKLLGRKKGPEVFFTEEEEIIKTRDIQKLIDRALQHKDYRLAVRYHYLLILKKLTNAEIIDYEFDKTNTDYIEEITSEMLKNQYKKVTLLYDYIWYGSFAVTETDYLIAQGAFKKLEHQIPDNNE, from the coding sequence ATGCGGATCGTTTTCATTTTAGGTGTATTTCTTATGTTTTTTTCTGAAGCACAGGCGCAAGACAGCCTGAGTGTGAATGAGGAAAACGTCGTACAATACGACAGGCGCACCCATTTGATACCGGTTGAGTTCAATTCTGAAAAGATTACAGATTATAAGAATGATGAGGATTTCAATTATACCGAACTTATAAAAGAACCCAATTTCTGGGATCGGTTTAAAATATGGTTAAGTGAGCTTTGGAGCCGCTTTTGGGAATGGCTGCTTGGGGACAATCAAAATACCTGGTTCTGGTCAAACTTTATTGCCATACTTCCGTATCTCATTATTGGTGGAATACTGTTTTTTATTATATGGCTTTTCTATAAACTGAATCCCGGAGCAAAACTTTTAGGAAGAAAGAAAGGACCCGAAGTGTTCTTTACCGAAGAGGAAGAGATCATAAAGACCAGGGACATTCAAAAACTCATTGACAGGGCATTACAACATAAGGATTACCGCTTGGCGGTTCGCTATCATTATCTTTTAATTCTGAAAAAACTCACCAATGCAGAAATTATCGATTACGAATTCGACAAAACCAATACTGATTATATTGAGGAGATCACTTCAGAAATGCTGAAAAATCAGTATAAAAAAGTAACGTTATTATACGATTATATCTGGTACGGAAGCTTTGCCGTCACCGAAACCGATTATCTTATTGCACAGGGCGCCTTTAAAAAACTTGAACATCAAATCCCCGACAATAATGAGTAG
- a CDS encoding stage II sporulation protein M, with amino-acid sequence MREAAFARQNKDKWLRFENVLRNNIQMHPDELSALYLEVTDHLSYAQTFYPQSNTLQYLNSLSVLAHQKIYKTKRESRTRFITFYTREFPLFFSQYHKQLLIAFVTFLLFGIIGAYSAATDGDFVRLILGDGYVNMTLDNIDKGDPMAVYKDMGEMNMFLGITVNNIRVALLAFAFGMFLGLGTLFILMRNAIMLGSFQYFFYEQGLLWESARTIWIHGTIEISVIIIAGCAGLVLGNSILFPGTYTRLQSFVRGAKDGLKILLSTIPFFIIAGFLEGFVTRHTEMPDWLALLIIGGTFYLIVYYYIIYPIKLKRRNEGENSV; translated from the coding sequence ATGCGCGAAGCTGCATTTGCCAGACAAAATAAGGATAAATGGTTAAGATTTGAAAATGTTCTTCGGAATAATATTCAAATGCATCCCGATGAACTGAGTGCGCTATATTTGGAGGTTACCGACCACCTGAGTTATGCGCAGACCTTTTATCCGCAAAGTAATACATTGCAATACCTAAACAGCTTATCTGTTTTGGCGCACCAAAAGATTTATAAGACCAAAAGAGAGTCTCGTACTCGCTTTATAACATTTTATACTCGGGAGTTCCCGTTGTTTTTTTCACAATATCATAAGCAATTACTAATAGCATTTGTAACATTTTTACTTTTTGGTATCATAGGCGCATACTCGGCCGCTACCGATGGTGATTTTGTTCGACTTATTCTTGGGGACGGTTATGTTAATATGACGTTGGATAATATTGATAAAGGTGACCCAATGGCTGTGTATAAGGACATGGGAGAAATGAATATGTTTCTAGGAATTACCGTAAACAATATTAGAGTTGCTTTGCTGGCCTTTGCATTTGGTATGTTTTTAGGATTGGGCACCCTATTTATTCTAATGCGAAACGCTATTATGCTGGGGTCTTTCCAGTACTTTTTCTATGAACAGGGTCTTTTATGGGAATCGGCACGCACTATATGGATCCATGGAACCATCGAGATCTCGGTGATTATAATTGCAGGTTGTGCGGGACTTGTTCTTGGTAACAGTATTTTATTTCCGGGAACTTATACCAGGCTTCAATCCTTTGTGAGAGGTGCCAAGGACGGCCTTAAAATTTTACTGAGTACCATCCCCTTTTTCATTATTGCAGGATTTCTTGAAGGGTTTGTTACTCGCCATACCGAAATGCCCGATTGGCTGGCACTACTCATCATTGGAGGAACGTTTTATCTCATCGTTTACTATTACATCATTTACCCCATTAAACTTAAAAGAAGAAATGAAGGAGAAAATTCAGTTTAG